From the genome of Thermoflexus hugenholtzii, one region includes:
- a CDS encoding dihydroorotate dehydrogenase electron transfer subunit, with translation MNLPVGESTSERAWEGNPIRFPMGGAGGPPRAARVVRVIPESERVKTLILDLRLPAQPGQFVMVWLPGYEEKPFSLAEADPVGLTVARVGPFSAALHHLELGDPVWIRGPLGRGFTLEGRRILLVGGGYGVAPLAFLAREALARGMEVTALTAARTAADVLYRERFRALGARVVVATEDGSAGERGRAPEVARRLLEQEPYDALYGCGPEGMLEALRALAAERGLPAQLSYEAYMRCGIGLCGSCEREGRVLCLEGPVLRFAPDGGPPEEGTGFA, from the coding sequence ATGAACCTTCCCGTAGGCGAATCGACCTCGGAGCGGGCATGGGAGGGGAACCCCATTCGGTTCCCCATGGGCGGTGCCGGGGGGCCGCCCCGGGCCGCCCGCGTGGTCCGGGTGATCCCGGAAAGCGAGCGGGTGAAGACCCTGATCCTCGACCTGCGGCTCCCGGCTCAGCCCGGCCAGTTCGTCATGGTCTGGCTGCCCGGCTATGAAGAGAAACCCTTCAGCCTGGCCGAGGCGGACCCGGTGGGGCTGACGGTGGCGCGGGTGGGCCCTTTCTCCGCCGCCCTTCATCATCTGGAGCTGGGGGATCCGGTATGGATCCGGGGGCCTCTGGGGCGCGGGTTCACCCTGGAGGGACGGCGGATCCTGCTGGTCGGCGGGGGATATGGGGTGGCGCCGCTGGCCTTCCTGGCTCGGGAGGCCCTCGCCCGGGGCATGGAGGTCACCGCCCTCACCGCCGCCCGCACCGCCGCGGACGTGCTGTATCGGGAGCGTTTTCGCGCCCTGGGCGCTCGGGTGGTCGTCGCCACGGAGGACGGCTCCGCCGGGGAGAGGGGGCGCGCCCCGGAGGTCGCCCGCCGCCTCCTGGAACAGGAGCCCTACGATGCCCTCTACGGATGCGGCCCGGAGGGGATGCTGGAGGCCTTGCGGGCCCTGGCGGCCGAGCGAGGCCTCCCCGCCCAGCTCAGCTACGAGGCCTACATGCGGTGCGGCATCGGCCTGTGTGGATCCTGCGAGCGGGAAGGCCGGGTGCTGTGCCTCGAAGGCCCGGTGCTCCGCTTCGCCCCCGATGGAGGTCCCCCGGAGGAGGGGACGGGCTTTGCGTAA